In one Ornithinimicrobium pratense genomic region, the following are encoded:
- the fmt gene encoding methionyl-tRNA formyltransferase: protein MRVVFAGTPQAAVPSLRALLGSRHQVVGVLTRADARAGRGRGLQPSPVREVAEEAGLPVLTPVTLRTPEAQEQLTSWAPDACPVVAYGLLVPPALLHLPRHGWVNLHFSLLPAWRGAAPVQHAIRAGDDVTGAVTFRLEEGLDTGPVLGRLTEAVQPRDTSGDLLARLADSGAHLLVATLDALEDGTVVPEPQPADGVSHAPKITVDDARLEWTRPAYVVDRAVRACTPAPGAWTTWRGERIKVGPLNAVDPVDPAAVGELASGEVRAERRRVLVGTGSGPVELGQVQPHGKKAMDADAWARGVRPEAGERFDG from the coding sequence GTGAGAGTCGTCTTCGCGGGAACCCCGCAGGCCGCGGTCCCGAGCCTGCGGGCCCTGCTGGGCTCCCGCCACCAGGTCGTCGGTGTCCTGACCCGGGCAGATGCGAGGGCGGGGCGCGGTCGCGGCCTGCAACCGTCCCCGGTGCGCGAGGTGGCTGAGGAGGCCGGGCTGCCGGTGCTGACGCCGGTCACGCTGCGGACCCCCGAGGCACAGGAGCAGCTTACGTCCTGGGCCCCGGACGCCTGCCCGGTCGTCGCCTACGGCCTGCTGGTCCCGCCCGCGCTGCTTCACCTGCCGCGGCACGGCTGGGTCAACCTGCACTTCTCGTTGCTGCCCGCCTGGCGCGGCGCGGCGCCGGTGCAGCACGCCATCCGGGCCGGTGACGACGTCACGGGAGCGGTGACCTTCCGGCTGGAGGAGGGCCTGGACACCGGGCCCGTGCTCGGGCGGCTCACCGAGGCGGTCCAGCCGCGCGACACCAGCGGTGACCTGCTGGCCCGCCTTGCGGACTCAGGCGCCCACCTGCTCGTTGCCACCCTGGACGCCCTCGAGGACGGCACGGTCGTCCCGGAGCCGCAGCCGGCCGACGGCGTCAGCCACGCGCCGAAGATCACCGTCGACGACGCGCGGCTGGAGTGGACCAGGCCGGCGTATGTCGTGGACCGGGCCGTGCGGGCCTGCACGCCGGCCCCAGGGGCGTGGACCACCTGGCGCGGGGAGCGGATCAAGGTGGGCCCGCTGAACGCGGTGGACCCGGTCGACCCGGCGGCCGTCGGCGAGCTGGCATCCGGCGAGGTCCGCGCCGAGCGTCGCCGGGTGCTGGTCGGCACCGGCAGCGGGCCGGTCGAGCTGGGCCAGGTGCAGCCGCACGGGAAGAAGGCGATGGACGCGGACGCCTGGGCCCGTGGCGTCCGTCCGGAGGCGGGGGAGCGGTTCGATGGCTGA
- a CDS encoding ABC transporter ATP-binding protein, with protein sequence MTATTDNHGATPVDPVFTGSGTPTEGEEVVLTFDDVDVRFRTEFGSVHAVKGVDLAIRPGEVVALVGESGSGKSVTSMTAMRLLPRNATIGGRVNVAGRDVGRLTETNMRRLRGNDIAMVFQEPMTALNPVLTIATQMTESMELHGVARGQGAWDRAVELLGMVGIPEPERQMRKYPHELSGGQRQRVVIAIAISCDPKVIIADEPTTALDVTVQADILDLLRSLKDKLNTGILLITHNMGVVADMADRVAVMFKGEIVERGTAEEVLLHPRHDYTKMLLGSVPRMGAGRGQMGINVREEVDPEAPLAIDLKNLIIEYQRLGKPPFRAVDDVSFEVRKGEIVGLVGESGSGKSTIGRCALGLIPASGGEFRLLGEDLTQMNRRQLKKLRRRIGVIFQDPAASLNPRLPIGDCIAEPMEVHKVGDRKARRQKVYELLDAVQLPREVYNRYPHEVSGGQRQRISVARALSLDPELLVADEPTSALDVSVQARVLRIFADLQDQFGFACLFISHDLAVVDLLAHKVVVLQNGKVVEAGPREQIMENPTQEYTQRLIAAAPVPDPIEQNRRRRERHQLLREQGEEVVELHADASLFRQSISGERDVVEGESSGDDPYRRP encoded by the coding sequence ATGACCGCGACCACCGACAACCACGGCGCCACCCCCGTGGACCCCGTCTTCACCGGCTCCGGCACCCCCACCGAGGGTGAGGAGGTCGTGCTCACCTTCGACGACGTCGACGTCCGTTTCCGCACCGAGTTCGGTTCGGTGCACGCCGTCAAGGGCGTCGACCTGGCGATCCGGCCCGGAGAGGTCGTCGCCCTCGTGGGCGAGTCGGGGTCCGGCAAGTCGGTGACCTCGATGACCGCCATGCGCCTGCTGCCCCGCAACGCCACCATCGGCGGCCGGGTCAACGTGGCCGGCAGGGATGTGGGCCGCCTCACCGAGACCAATATGCGGCGCCTGCGCGGCAACGACATCGCCATGGTCTTCCAGGAGCCGATGACCGCGCTGAACCCCGTGCTCACGATCGCCACCCAGATGACGGAGTCGATGGAGCTGCACGGCGTGGCCCGTGGACAGGGCGCCTGGGACCGGGCGGTCGAGCTGCTCGGCATGGTCGGCATCCCCGAGCCCGAGCGGCAGATGAGGAAGTACCCCCACGAGCTCTCCGGCGGCCAGCGTCAGCGTGTGGTCATCGCCATCGCGATCAGCTGCGACCCCAAGGTGATCATCGCCGACGAGCCCACCACGGCCCTCGACGTGACCGTCCAGGCCGATATCCTCGACCTCCTGCGTTCGCTGAAGGACAAGCTCAACACCGGCATCCTGCTCATCACGCACAACATGGGCGTGGTCGCCGACATGGCCGACCGGGTAGCTGTGATGTTCAAGGGCGAGATCGTCGAGCGGGGCACGGCCGAGGAGGTCCTGCTCCACCCCCGGCACGACTACACCAAGATGCTGCTGGGCTCGGTCCCACGGATGGGTGCCGGGCGCGGTCAGATGGGCATCAACGTCCGCGAGGAGGTCGACCCCGAGGCGCCACTGGCGATCGACCTGAAGAACCTCATCATCGAGTACCAGCGGCTGGGCAAGCCGCCGTTCCGCGCCGTTGACGATGTCAGCTTTGAGGTCCGCAAGGGTGAGATCGTCGGTCTGGTCGGTGAGTCCGGCTCGGGCAAGTCCACGATCGGGCGCTGCGCCCTGGGGCTCATCCCGGCCTCCGGCGGTGAGTTCCGCCTGCTGGGCGAGGACCTCACCCAGATGAACCGCCGCCAGCTCAAGAAGCTGCGTCGGCGTATTGGCGTGATCTTCCAGGACCCGGCGGCCTCGCTCAACCCGCGGCTGCCGATCGGCGACTGCATCGCCGAGCCGATGGAGGTGCACAAGGTCGGTGACAGGAAGGCGCGCCGCCAGAAGGTCTATGAGCTGCTCGACGCGGTGCAGCTGCCGCGCGAGGTCTACAACCGCTACCCGCACGAGGTTTCCGGCGGCCAGCGCCAGCGCATCTCCGTCGCCCGGGCGCTCTCCCTCGACCCCGAGCTGCTGGTGGCCGACGAGCCGACCTCCGCCCTGGACGTCTCGGTCCAGGCGCGGGTGCTGAGGATCTTTGCCGATCTGCAGGATCAGTTCGGCTTCGCCTGCCTGTTCATCAGCCACGACCTGGCGGTCGTCGACCTGCTGGCGCACAAGGTGGTTGTCCTTCAGAACGGCAAGGTCGTCGAGGCCGGGCCGCGCGAGCAGATCATGGAGAACCCCACGCAGGAGTACACCCAACGGCTGATCGCCGCGGCACCCGTCCCGGACCCGATCGAGCAGAACCGGCGCCGCCGGGAGCGGCACCAGCTGCTACGGGAGCAGGGCGAGGAGGTCGTCGAGCTGCACGCTGACGCCAGCCTGTTCCGCCAGTCCATCTCCGGCGAGCGGGACGTCGTCGAAGGGGAGTCCTCGGGCGACGACCCCTACCGTCGCCCCTGA
- a CDS encoding ABC transporter permease, protein MTDNNRPDGARPGPDQPRLPGSGREGLSPMPIPADPGSPQQIHSSAAATDLEERYSVEKKLDLSQKSYSQGQLVRRRFIRHKGAIVSLAFLLFVTAMAFTSIGYGIIPGWWDKGFILTSAQVNGGRPTLELWPPSLGEHPFGQDTIGKDYFALTMRGTQRSLIIAFTVGLLSTLIGTTIGAIAGFYRGWVESVLMRITDLFIVIPLLVLAAVVGQYAGGIWSLAVLLSVLTWTGLARLVRGEVLSLREREFVTAAEAIGTDSGRIIFRHILPNTIGTIIVSATLAIASVILLESSLSFLGWGVQPPDTSLGLLISTYQNAFLTRPWLFWWPGMLILAIALCVNFLGDGLRDAFDPRQNRTAD, encoded by the coding sequence ATGACTGACAACAACCGCCCGGACGGGGCGCGTCCCGGCCCCGACCAGCCCCGGCTGCCCGGGTCCGGGCGCGAGGGGCTCTCCCCCATGCCGATTCCCGCCGATCCCGGCAGCCCCCAGCAGATCCACTCCTCGGCTGCGGCCACAGACCTGGAGGAGAGGTACTCGGTCGAGAAGAAGCTGGACCTGAGCCAGAAGTCCTACTCCCAGGGCCAGCTGGTCCGGCGACGGTTCATCCGGCACAAGGGCGCCATCGTCTCCCTCGCCTTCCTGCTCTTCGTGACTGCCATGGCCTTCACCTCCATTGGCTACGGGATCATCCCCGGCTGGTGGGACAAGGGCTTCATCCTCACCAGCGCGCAGGTTAACGGGGGTCGGCCGACGCTGGAGCTGTGGCCGCCCAGCCTGGGGGAGCACCCCTTCGGCCAGGACACCATCGGCAAGGACTACTTCGCGCTGACCATGCGCGGCACCCAGCGCTCGCTGATCATCGCCTTCACCGTCGGCCTGCTCTCCACCCTCATCGGCACCACCATCGGGGCCATCGCCGGTTTCTACCGCGGCTGGGTCGAGTCCGTGCTGATGCGGATCACCGACCTGTTCATCGTCATCCCGCTCCTGGTGCTGGCTGCCGTCGTCGGCCAGTACGCCGGCGGCATCTGGTCGCTGGCTGTCCTGCTCAGCGTGCTGACCTGGACCGGCCTGGCCCGTCTGGTCCGCGGCGAGGTGCTCTCGCTGCGTGAACGTGAGTTCGTCACCGCAGCCGAGGCCATCGGCACCGACTCGGGCCGGATCATCTTCCGGCACATCCTGCCCAACACGATCGGCACGATCATCGTCAGCGCCACGCTGGCGATCGCCTCCGTCATCCTGCTCGAGTCCTCGCTGTCCTTCCTGGGCTGGGGCGTGCAGCCCCCGGACACCTCTTTGGGCCTGCTCATCTCCACCTACCAGAACGCCTTCCTGACCCGCCCCTGGCTGTTCTGGTGGCCCGGCATGCTGATCCTGGCCATCGCCCTGTGCGTGAACTTCCTCGGCGACGGCCTCCGCGACGCCTTCGACCCCCGCCAGAACAGGACCGCTGACTGA
- a CDS encoding ABC transporter permease produces the protein MLQFILRRIGISALVMLVASALLYFLTINSGDPLEELWESNADNRQQLIDARIANMNLDMPWWQRYLTWLGGAGRCLLLDCDRGLTRDGANVNTMLVDAAGASLRLVTIATFLAIIIGVTLGILSAIRQYSGFDYAVTFTAFLFYSLPVFWAAVLLKEYGAIRFNRWMGDPTMSLVTIIVIAMVLGIILAAVLGGGLRRQVITFLATALVIGGVVGYFDAVNWWHRPALGLPLVIVGGLAALAFMLVMTVGLANRRILYAGLVVVGLGVVSYFATQPLLDDPANWFVVLGLALLAAAVGAAVGWFMGGYERRVGMTVGAGTAVGMAFLIFMDHLLSAWSGFLARTPGRQIATIGERRLDPGRVELAFYENIYNWGIQLILPTIVLTVISIAAYSRYTRASMLETINQDYIRTARSKGLSDRVVYTKHALRNALIPITTIVAFDFAGLLGGAVITETIFGWRGLGAMFAAGLNNVDPNPVMAYFLVAGGAAVIMNMVADIAYAFLDPRIRR, from the coding sequence GTGCTCCAGTTCATCCTTCGAAGGATCGGCATCTCGGCGCTGGTGATGCTCGTCGCCTCCGCACTGCTGTACTTCCTGACGATCAACTCCGGCGACCCGCTGGAGGAGCTGTGGGAGAGCAACGCGGACAACCGCCAGCAGCTCATCGATGCACGCATCGCGAACATGAACCTGGACATGCCGTGGTGGCAGCGCTACCTGACCTGGCTGGGCGGCGCGGGCCGATGCCTGCTCCTGGACTGCGACCGGGGGCTCACGAGGGACGGCGCCAACGTCAACACCATGCTCGTGGACGCCGCGGGGGCCAGCCTCCGGCTGGTCACCATCGCCACCTTCCTGGCGATCATCATCGGTGTCACGCTGGGCATCCTGTCGGCGATCCGGCAGTACTCCGGCTTCGACTACGCGGTGACCTTCACCGCCTTCCTCTTCTACTCCCTGCCCGTCTTCTGGGCGGCGGTGCTGCTGAAGGAGTACGGCGCGATCCGGTTCAACCGGTGGATGGGCGATCCCACGATGTCGTTGGTGACCATCATCGTCATCGCGATGGTCCTGGGCATCATCCTGGCCGCCGTGCTGGGCGGTGGCCTGCGACGCCAGGTGATCACCTTCCTCGCCACCGCTCTCGTGATCGGCGGCGTCGTGGGCTACTTCGATGCGGTCAACTGGTGGCACCGCCCCGCACTGGGGCTCCCGCTCGTGATCGTCGGCGGGCTCGCGGCGCTGGCCTTCATGCTGGTGATGACGGTGGGCCTGGCCAACCGGCGGATCCTGTACGCCGGGCTGGTGGTCGTCGGCCTGGGCGTGGTCTCCTACTTCGCCACCCAGCCCCTCCTGGACGACCCGGCCAACTGGTTCGTCGTCCTGGGTCTGGCACTGCTGGCCGCCGCGGTGGGGGCAGCAGTCGGCTGGTTCATGGGCGGTTATGAGCGCAGGGTCGGGATGACCGTTGGTGCCGGCACCGCCGTCGGCATGGCCTTCCTGATCTTTATGGACCACCTGCTCTCGGCCTGGAGCGGCTTCCTGGCCCGGACCCCCGGCCGGCAGATCGCCACCATCGGGGAGCGGCGCCTGGACCCCGGCCGGGTGGAGCTGGCGTTCTACGAGAACATCTACAACTGGGGCATCCAGCTGATCCTGCCCACCATCGTGCTGACGGTCATCTCCATCGCCGCCTACAGCCGCTACACCCGCGCCTCGATGCTGGAGACGATCAACCAGGACTACATCCGCACCGCCCGCTCCAAAGGGCTCTCGGACCGGGTGGTCTACACCAAGCACGCGCTGCGCAACGCGCTGATCCCGATCACCACCATCGTGGCCTTCGACTTCGCCGGGCTGCTGGGCGGGGCGGTCATCACCGAGACGATCTTCGGCTGGCGTGGGCTGGGGGCGATGTTCGCCGCCGGCCTCAACAATGTCGACCCCAACCCGGTCATGGCCTACTTCCTGGTGGCCGGCGGTGCCGCGGTGATCATGAACATGGTCGCCGACATCGCCTACGCCTTCCTCGACCCGCGGATCCGGCGGTGA
- a CDS encoding ABC transporter substrate-binding protein, whose amino-acid sequence MAVVAAGALVLAGCTSDSGDETTTPDETATDVDTDADAGADADDETGDTDTETGGTDTDTETATDGGQEMGEEGDTAKADLGDVTTNDDTVTFSTGAEQYNSYNDTTSATNSTYNSVVNNQLISSFWYWGTDGTVYPDETYGTYDMVSEDPLTIEYTISDDAVWSDGTDITSNDYLLTWASTNPDSLFGEGDDNAGEFDPVSNWSVYAPDVLETEVGSKTFTVVYPEPYPDWEIAVGGALPSHIAAEQGGLSSDELAQAILDGEGETVNQVAEFWNTGWNFPNYQVEDESLVPSSGPYTLEGASWQTGSSLALVPNENYWGTPPATGTLEFVFAAPDTHVQALINGDIDVISPQATVDTIAQMENAGDSITHQTGDSMTWEHLDFNFGETSAFADENGGLAAREAFAYCVPRQQIVDTLIAPLNPDAVVMNAREKFPFQEEEYNELVSESYDGRFDEVDLETAAEKFAESGLEEGVTIRIGYSAPNPRRTDEVAAIKASCDQVGFTIEDSGSAEFFQEGGDLDAGDYEVALFAWAGSGQIASGANIYQTQTGSAGLQNYGNFSSETVDEAFATLSSSVDPEVHMEQLKIIEKALWDELYGIPLFAHPRVVGYDSTLENVRDTTVQTGVSWNAEQWVRAN is encoded by the coding sequence ATGGCCGTTGTGGCTGCAGGGGCCCTGGTGCTGGCCGGCTGCACGTCGGACTCAGGTGACGAGACCACGACTCCCGACGAGACCGCCACGGACGTCGACACCGACGCCGACGCCGGCGCGGACGCGGACGACGAGACGGGTGACACCGACACCGAGACGGGCGGCACCGACACCGACACCGAGACCGCCACCGACGGCGGCCAGGAGATGGGTGAGGAGGGTGACACCGCCAAGGCCGACCTCGGCGACGTCACCACCAACGACGACACCGTGACCTTCTCGACCGGTGCTGAGCAGTACAACTCGTACAACGACACCACGTCGGCGACCAACTCGACCTACAACTCGGTCGTCAACAACCAGCTGATCTCGAGCTTCTGGTACTGGGGCACCGACGGCACCGTCTACCCCGACGAGACCTACGGCACCTACGACATGGTCTCCGAGGACCCGCTGACCATCGAGTACACCATCTCCGATGACGCGGTCTGGTCCGACGGCACCGACATCACCTCCAACGACTACCTGCTCACCTGGGCCTCCACCAACCCGGACTCCCTGTTCGGCGAGGGCGACGACAACGCCGGCGAGTTCGACCCGGTGAGCAACTGGTCCGTCTACGCCCCGGACGTCCTGGAGACCGAGGTCGGCAGCAAGACCTTCACCGTCGTCTACCCCGAGCCCTACCCGGACTGGGAGATCGCGGTCGGCGGAGCGCTGCCCTCGCACATCGCTGCCGAGCAGGGGGGCCTGTCCTCCGATGAGCTGGCCCAGGCGATCCTCGACGGCGAGGGTGAGACGGTCAACCAGGTCGCTGAGTTCTGGAACACCGGCTGGAACTTCCCCAACTACCAGGTTGAGGACGAGTCGCTGGTGCCGTCCTCCGGCCCGTACACGCTGGAGGGTGCGTCCTGGCAGACCGGGTCGAGCCTGGCGCTGGTGCCGAACGAGAACTACTGGGGCACCCCCCCGGCGACCGGCACCCTGGAGTTCGTCTTCGCGGCCCCGGACACCCACGTCCAGGCTCTGATCAACGGTGACATCGACGTCATCAGCCCCCAGGCCACCGTTGACACCATCGCCCAGATGGAGAACGCCGGCGACTCGATCACCCACCAGACCGGTGACTCGATGACCTGGGAGCACCTGGACTTCAACTTCGGTGAGACCAGCGCCTTCGCCGACGAGAACGGTGGCCTGGCCGCCCGCGAGGCGTTCGCCTACTGCGTCCCGCGCCAGCAGATCGTGGACACCCTGATCGCGCCGCTCAACCCCGACGCCGTGGTCATGAACGCCCGCGAGAAGTTCCCGTTCCAGGAGGAGGAGTACAACGAGCTCGTCTCCGAGTCCTACGACGGCCGCTTCGACGAGGTCGACCTGGAGACGGCGGCCGAGAAGTTCGCCGAGTCCGGCCTGGAGGAGGGCGTGACGATCCGCATCGGCTACTCCGCCCCCAACCCGCGCCGTACCGACGAGGTCGCGGCCATCAAGGCCTCCTGCGACCAGGTCGGCTTCACCATCGAGGACTCCGGCTCTGCGGAGTTCTTCCAGGAGGGCGGCGACCTCGACGCCGGTGACTACGAAGTCGCGCTGTTCGCCTGGGCCGGTTCCGGTCAGATCGCGTCTGGTGCGAACATCTACCAGACCCAGACTGGCAGCGCCGGCCTGCAGAACTACGGCAACTTCTCCAGCGAGACCGTGGACGAGGCCTTCGCCACCCTGTCTTCCTCGGTGGACCCGGAGGTCCACATGGAGCAGCTGAAGATCATCGAGAAGGCGCTGTGGGACGAGCTGTACGGTATCCCGCTGTTCGCTCACCCGCGTGTGGTCGGCTACGACTCCACCCTCGAGAACGTCCGCGACACAACGGTCCAGACCGGTGTGTCGTGGAACGCCGAGCAGTGGGTTCGCGCCAACTGA
- the metK gene encoding methionine adenosyltransferase, protein MSRLFTSESVTEGHPDKICDQISDAILDDLLRQDPHSRVAVETMVTTGLVHVAGEMRTEGYSNIPQLVRQTILEIGYDNSHKGFDGRTCGVQVSIGDQSADIATGVDDAVASRGLDGADRYDQQGAGDQGLMFGYACDDTPELMPLPVFLAHRLAERLTTVRKNGELDYLRPDGKTQVTIEYDGDRPVRLDTVVLSTQHATGISLEKQLAPDVRERIITPVLDAAHEAGAELETDGYRLLVNPTGIFTIGGPVGDAGLTGRKIIVDTYGGMARHGGGAFSGKDPSKVDRSAAYAVRWVAKHVVAAGLATRCEIQVAYAIGTARPVGLYVETFGTETVPVERIQQAITSVFDLRPAAIVDDLDLLRPIYRPTAAYGHFGRTAADGVEDAFTWERLDRLEALRAAV, encoded by the coding sequence ATGTCCCGCCTGTTCACGTCCGAGTCCGTCACCGAGGGACACCCCGACAAGATCTGCGATCAGATCAGCGACGCCATCCTCGATGACCTGCTCCGCCAGGACCCGCACTCGCGGGTGGCGGTCGAGACCATGGTGACCACCGGCCTGGTGCACGTGGCTGGCGAGATGCGTACCGAGGGCTACTCCAACATCCCCCAGCTGGTGCGGCAGACGATCCTGGAGATCGGCTATGACAACTCGCACAAGGGCTTCGACGGCCGCACCTGCGGGGTGCAGGTCTCTATCGGTGACCAGTCCGCCGACATCGCCACCGGGGTCGACGACGCAGTCGCCAGCCGCGGGCTGGATGGTGCCGACCGCTACGACCAGCAGGGAGCTGGTGACCAGGGTCTGATGTTCGGCTACGCCTGCGACGACACCCCCGAGCTGATGCCCCTGCCGGTCTTCCTCGCGCACCGGCTGGCCGAGCGGCTGACGACCGTGCGCAAGAACGGCGAGCTGGACTACCTACGGCCCGACGGCAAGACCCAGGTCACGATCGAGTACGACGGCGACCGGCCCGTCCGGCTGGACACGGTCGTGCTGTCCACCCAGCACGCCACCGGCATCTCCCTGGAGAAGCAGCTCGCCCCGGACGTGCGCGAACGCATCATCACGCCCGTGCTGGACGCCGCGCACGAAGCCGGTGCCGAGCTGGAGACCGACGGCTACCGGCTGCTGGTCAACCCGACCGGGATCTTCACCATCGGCGGGCCGGTGGGCGATGCCGGCCTGACCGGGCGCAAGATCATCGTCGACACCTACGGCGGGATGGCCCGACACGGTGGTGGCGCGTTCTCCGGCAAGGACCCCTCCAAGGTCGACCGTTCCGCGGCCTACGCCGTCCGCTGGGTGGCCAAGCACGTCGTGGCCGCCGGGCTGGCCACGCGTTGCGAGATCCAGGTCGCCTACGCGATCGGCACGGCTCGGCCGGTCGGCCTCTACGTCGAGACCTTCGGCACCGAGACCGTCCCGGTGGAGCGCATCCAGCAGGCCATCACCTCGGTCTTCGACCTGCGCCCGGCAGCCATCGTCGACGACCTGGACCTGCTTCGTCCGATCTACCGGCCGACCGCCGCCTACGGGCACTTCGGTCGGACCGCCGCCGACGGGGTGGAGGACGCCTTCACCTGGGAGCGGCTGGACCGCCTCGAGGCGCTGCGCGCGGCAGTCTGA
- the coaBC gene encoding bifunctional phosphopantothenoylcysteine decarboxylase/phosphopantothenate--cysteine ligase CoaBC, producing MRVVLGVSGGIAAYKAALVLRLLTEAGHEVRVVPTQAALRFVGAPTWEALSGRPVAADVWSDVPSVPHVRLGQEADLVLVAPATADLLARAAHGLADDLLTNTLLTARCPVVLAPAMHTEMWTHPATRANVALLRERGVVVVEPASGRLTGADTGPGRLPEPEEIVAAALAAVQAGGQTREGATTGPGLRPGDLHGRHVVVSAGGTREPLDPVRFLGNRSSGKQGYAVAAAAARRGARVTLVSANVALPVPQGCEVVQVETALQLQEAMRATVAGGVDAVVMTSAVADFRPAHYVERKIKKTHGAGDESAPTIELVRNPDILADLVQGRGEAISPYIVGFAAETGDDSGDVIELARAKLARKGCDLLVANEVGADKTFGQDESTVHLLRPGTDEVPTVGPTGKDSIAEAIWDTVAPELASR from the coding sequence ATGCGCGTCGTCCTCGGCGTGTCCGGAGGGATCGCGGCCTACAAGGCCGCCCTTGTGCTGCGCCTGCTCACCGAGGCCGGGCACGAGGTGAGGGTCGTGCCGACCCAGGCGGCGCTGCGCTTCGTCGGCGCCCCCACCTGGGAGGCGCTCAGCGGCCGACCTGTGGCGGCCGACGTGTGGTCCGACGTCCCCTCGGTGCCGCACGTGCGGCTCGGCCAGGAGGCCGACCTCGTCCTCGTCGCGCCCGCCACCGCGGACCTGCTGGCCCGGGCTGCCCACGGCCTGGCCGACGACCTGCTGACCAACACCCTGCTCACCGCCCGCTGCCCGGTGGTGCTCGCCCCGGCGATGCACACCGAGATGTGGACCCACCCCGCCACCAGGGCCAACGTGGCGCTACTGCGCGAGCGGGGCGTCGTGGTCGTCGAGCCCGCCTCCGGGCGGCTCACCGGGGCGGACACCGGCCCCGGCCGACTGCCCGAGCCGGAAGAGATCGTCGCGGCCGCGCTGGCCGCGGTGCAGGCAGGCGGGCAGACGCGCGAGGGAGCGACCACGGGACCCGGCCTCCGGCCCGGTGACCTGCACGGTCGGCACGTCGTCGTCTCCGCAGGCGGCACCCGCGAGCCTCTGGACCCGGTCCGTTTCCTGGGCAACCGCTCCTCCGGCAAGCAGGGGTATGCCGTGGCCGCCGCCGCGGCGCGGCGGGGGGCGCGCGTCACCCTGGTCAGCGCCAACGTTGCGCTGCCGGTCCCGCAGGGCTGCGAGGTCGTCCAGGTCGAGACCGCCCTGCAGCTGCAGGAGGCGATGCGGGCCACGGTTGCCGGCGGCGTGGACGCGGTCGTGATGACGTCAGCCGTAGCCGACTTCCGGCCGGCGCACTACGTCGAGCGCAAGATCAAGAAGACCCACGGGGCCGGTGACGAGAGCGCCCCCACGATCGAGCTGGTCCGCAATCCAGACATCCTGGCCGACCTGGTCCAGGGCCGTGGAGAGGCGATCAGCCCCTATATCGTCGGCTTCGCGGCCGAGACCGGTGATGACAGCGGCGACGTGATCGAGCTCGCCCGCGCCAAGCTGGCCCGCAAGGGCTGCGACCTGCTCGTGGCCAACGAGGTGGGGGCGGACAAAACCTTCGGCCAGGACGAGAGCACCGTGCACCTGCTGCGGCCGGGCACCGACGAGGTCCCTACCGTCGGCCCGACCGGCAAGGACAGCATCGCCGAGGCCATCTGGGACACGGTCGCGCCGGAGCTGGCCTCGCGCTGA
- the rpoZ gene encoding DNA-directed RNA polymerase subunit omega, with the protein MTGTGTIAHPDGITNPPIDSLLERADSKYALVIYAAKRARQINAYYAQLSEGLLEYVGPLVEADATDKPLSIALHEINQGKLHTSSPES; encoded by the coding sequence GTGACTGGTACCGGCACCATCGCCCACCCCGACGGCATCACCAACCCGCCGATCGACAGCCTCCTGGAGCGCGCGGACAGCAAGTACGCCTTGGTGATCTATGCGGCCAAGCGGGCCCGGCAGATCAATGCCTACTACGCCCAGCTGTCCGAGGGCCTGCTGGAGTATGTCGGCCCGCTCGTCGAGGCCGACGCCACGGACAAGCCGCTGTCCATCGCTCTGCACGAGATCAACCAGGGCAAGCTGCACACCAGCTCCCCCGAGAGCTGA
- the gmk gene encoding guanylate kinase, which yields MPQPRRLVVLAGPTAVGKGTVAAYVRQHHPEVWLSVSATTRPARPGEENGRHYFFLDEQEFSRLEEAGELLESATVHGRARYGTPRRAVEQVLGQGRPALLEIDLQGARQVRARMPEALFVFLAPPSWEELVDRLVGRGTETEEERAVRLQTARTELAAMDEFDVTIVNDDVARAAEELVSLMVDPPPAED from the coding sequence GTGCCTCAGCCCCGTCGCCTGGTCGTGCTCGCCGGCCCCACCGCCGTCGGCAAGGGCACCGTCGCCGCCTACGTGCGTCAGCACCACCCCGAGGTGTGGCTATCCGTGTCCGCGACCACCCGGCCGGCCCGGCCGGGGGAGGAGAACGGCCGGCACTACTTCTTCCTCGACGAGCAGGAGTTCTCCCGGCTCGAGGAGGCCGGCGAGCTGCTGGAGTCGGCCACCGTGCACGGACGGGCCCGGTACGGCACCCCTCGTCGGGCGGTGGAGCAGGTGTTGGGGCAGGGACGCCCCGCACTGCTGGAGATCGACCTGCAGGGAGCCCGGCAGGTGCGGGCCAGGATGCCGGAGGCGCTCTTCGTCTTCCTGGCGCCCCCGTCCTGGGAGGAGCTCGTCGACCGGCTCGTTGGTCGGGGCACCGAGACGGAGGAAGAACGCGCGGTCCGGCTGCAGACCGCACGCACCGAGCTGGCCGCTATGGACGAGTTCGACGTGACCATCGTCAACGATGATGTCGCGCGGGCGGCTGAAGAACTCGTATCATTGATGGTTGACCCCCCACCCGCTGAAGACTGA